Proteins encoded by one window of Flagellimonas lutaonensis:
- a CDS encoding OmpA family protein produces MPKRLLLLTILILGFASLEAQEKQLDRADKKYSDYSFRPAIDIYQRVLEKGYVSPELLKKLGNSYYFNADYEKAGEVYKRLFEEYPEEMGTDYVFRYAQTLKTLGDYQASNKMMARFEDMAGDDSRIAAYQDDYLAKIEENSGRYDIEPFPYNSKYSDFAATFYKKGLIFSSDRDTGNLARYRHTWNAKDFLDLYKVDADSVSQGKVVKLEGDVNTRLHESTSVITKDGGTMYFTRNNFLDGKKYKDQEGITRLKIYSATNMDGEWTNITELPFNSDSYSVAHPVLSPDEKTLYFVSDMPGSHGESDIFMTKIIGDGTYGPIINLGKNINTQARETFPFITSDGVLYFSSDGHPGLGGLDVFATKIAFGYDEPITNVGKPVNSPYDDFAFVIDEETKRGYFSSNRPGGLGEDDIYAFQETEPLKLDCLQDVTGTVRDRISNEVLVGATVKIIDEENNEVSSTITDSEGNYVLELDCSKGNFVRALMEGYVPSEEYLPKSYGKPRIVDFYLERDVVTGGFGDDLAKLLQLSTIYFDLNKYNIRPDAEVEIQKVIVAMEKYPSLKIKVNSHTDSRGNDDYNMWLSQKRAESTVNYMISKGISPDRLKGEGFGESRLVNECGNGVPCSREKHQMNRRSEFIILE; encoded by the coding sequence ATGCCAAAAAGATTACTGCTGTTAACGATATTGATCTTAGGGTTTGCCAGTTTGGAAGCCCAAGAAAAACAATTGGACAGGGCAGACAAAAAATACTCCGATTATTCTTTTAGGCCCGCCATCGATATTTATCAGCGAGTTCTCGAAAAGGGCTATGTGTCACCTGAACTGCTTAAAAAACTTGGAAATTCATATTATTTCAATGCGGATTATGAAAAGGCGGGTGAAGTGTACAAACGCTTGTTTGAAGAGTATCCCGAAGAAATGGGTACCGACTATGTTTTTAGGTATGCCCAGACCCTGAAAACATTGGGAGATTATCAGGCCTCAAACAAAATGATGGCCCGATTTGAAGATATGGCCGGCGACGACAGTAGAATTGCGGCTTACCAAGACGATTATTTGGCCAAGATCGAAGAAAATTCTGGAAGGTATGACATTGAACCCTTTCCATACAACAGCAAGTACTCCGATTTTGCCGCTACCTTTTACAAAAAAGGCTTGATTTTTTCTTCGGATAGAGACACGGGAAACCTTGCCCGCTATAGGCACACATGGAATGCCAAAGATTTTTTGGACCTATACAAAGTAGATGCCGACAGCGTTTCACAAGGGAAAGTGGTGAAACTTGAAGGAGACGTGAATACAAGGCTTCATGAATCTACATCGGTGATTACCAAAGATGGGGGTACCATGTACTTCACGCGAAACAATTTCTTGGACGGCAAGAAATACAAAGACCAAGAAGGCATCACCAGGTTGAAAATATATAGTGCCACAAATATGGATGGCGAATGGACCAACATCACCGAACTGCCTTTTAACAGCGATTCGTATTCAGTGGCGCATCCGGTTTTGAGTCCAGATGAAAAAACGCTGTACTTTGTTTCCGATATGCCCGGTTCGCACGGCGAGTCTGATATTTTTATGACGAAGATAATCGGAGACGGCACGTATGGCCCCATTATCAATTTAGGAAAGAACATAAATACCCAGGCACGTGAAACATTTCCGTTCATAACCTCTGACGGGGTATTGTATTTTTCTTCTGATGGCCATCCCGGGTTAGGGGGATTAGATGTTTTTGCCACCAAAATTGCTTTTGGATACGACGAGCCAATAACGAATGTCGGAAAACCAGTTAACAGCCCGTACGACGATTTTGCATTCGTTATTGATGAAGAGACCAAGAGAGGTTATTTTTCATCGAATAGGCCAGGTGGCCTTGGCGAAGATGACATTTATGCGTTTCAAGAGACCGAACCTCTGAAACTTGATTGCTTGCAAGATGTTACCGGTACCGTTCGTGATAGGATCTCGAATGAGGTCTTGGTAGGGGCAACCGTGAAGATTATCGATGAGGAAAACAATGAGGTTTCCTCTACCATAACCGATTCAGAAGGTAATTATGTGCTTGAGCTTGATTGTTCAAAAGGAAATTTTGTGAGGGCCTTGATGGAAGGTTATGTTCCCTCAGAAGAATATCTCCCAAAGTCATATGGCAAACCTCGAATTGTTGACTTCTATTTGGAGCGGGATGTGGTCACGGGTGGTTTTGGCGATGATCTTGCGAAATTACTGCAGTTGAGTACCATATATTTCGACTTGAACAAGTACAATATCCGTCCTGATGCAGAGGTCGAGATCCAAAAGGTGATTGTTGCCATGGAAAAATATCCGAGCCTAAAGATCAAGGTCAATTCCCATACCGATAGTAGGGGCAATGACGACTATAACATGTGGTTGTCGCAGAAGCGTGCCGAATCAACTGTAAACTATATGATTTCCAAGGGCATTTCACCTGATCGTTTAAAGGGCGAAGGCTTTGGCGAATCGCGACTTGTGAACGAATGTGGGAATGGGGTACCCTGTTCTAGGGAAAAACACCAGATGAACCGCAGGTCAGAGTTTATCATTCTAGAATAA
- a CDS encoding FG-GAP-like repeat-containing protein — MNYPKITFVGLYVWIALSMLTVYPVMGQTTFTESAAAYNLNMGGGKDGGHAWADYDLDGDFDLVVNTNGRGYLMRNDGGGFTDVTSSLAPDFTSGSLERTALFVDFNNDGYPDIFRNRHNDVRIYLQDPATNRFGNGTGGTAPNQRFTSLADGMNTEGAGALDYDGDGDLDIFIDNHNYGIDILQNDGNGNFTHVTRKADSPNPPYNVADPTTWPLGLVQDATDGDYGSATDFNDDGWVDIVVRKRNQVDLFTNLGGTFQNGVNIDDANNSNKGSVAFYDFDNDGDFDLFWTENGINQIHRNNGDGTWTGLGAATGIPINFSGQIEGLACGDVDNDGDIDIFLTGSSTSKLYLNQINNGGGAMSFIDSGLTFNANPGEGCTFIDVDNDGDLDLYVNRSGPNRLYINQLGALSRPNHLYINIIEDRDAFGLINTEERFGVGATSKILDCDGNVISGTREVNGGYGHGTQETGVIHFGLPSGPLVPIVVEVAYPRTTGGRVVVRRQLRPIDFNNGSINIVDVFPDSANQPPTATDDSATTLEDTPVTLDPLVDNGNGADTDPEGQPLELLSVTQPANGTSVLNGDGTVTYTPDPGFFGSDSFTYTIRDNAICTFTSEQDTATIFITVYRDNDNDGIDDRSDLDDDNDGIPDALENDCGPDISGFDAHWPLENSTNDNSGNGYNLQAGSVGYSNESVHGLSSASFNGVSNYLQYSDGTFLNQKITNFSYAFWIKPNNLIGIQTLLDEGGGTNGVAIRLNGNILENAIREGGAGSQMSTSSFTFPNDGQWHHIAFTYDNGTVIMYLDGVASTAINTGFGTLAAHGSAHSFGRSSGDAFGQGTGNYFGGLMVEILHYPIVLSQSDINNLIYGTCDEDGDGVANTIDLDSDNDGVYDAVEAGHTQGHTAGVISGPYGNNGWANAVETLPESGIANYTLLNTDTTGNPDFLDTDSDGDGCSDANEAYADANADGGDNDYYGTGNPPVINANGSVAGALYPIPADADSSGTFDFHEAGAAPVISVQPFDSQACLGCSVIFFVTVSNADAYQWQVFNGSSWVDLTDMGIYSGTTTNTLSLTNITTTENGNRYRVILDSQSFICANTISNIAVLTVQVNTVITNRRITYRVNKN; from the coding sequence ATGAATTATCCAAAAATTACATTCGTTGGCCTGTATGTGTGGATTGCTCTTTCAATGCTGACGGTCTATCCTGTTATGGGGCAAACGACTTTTACTGAAAGTGCTGCTGCCTATAACCTAAATATGGGAGGTGGTAAAGACGGTGGTCACGCATGGGCCGACTATGATTTGGATGGCGATTTTGATCTTGTGGTCAATACAAATGGCAGGGGTTATTTAATGCGAAACGATGGGGGTGGTTTTACCGATGTAACCTCATCGTTGGCCCCAGACTTTACAAGTGGAAGTCTGGAACGTACAGCATTGTTTGTAGATTTCAACAATGATGGGTATCCAGATATTTTCCGTAACAGACATAACGACGTGCGCATCTATTTACAAGATCCAGCGACGAACCGTTTTGGAAATGGTACGGGGGGTACCGCGCCCAATCAGCGTTTTACTTCACTTGCTGATGGTATGAACACTGAGGGAGCCGGTGCGCTTGACTACGATGGCGACGGTGATTTGGACATCTTTATTGACAACCATAACTACGGTATTGATATTCTTCAGAATGACGGCAATGGCAATTTCACGCACGTAACCAGAAAAGCTGACAGTCCTAACCCACCTTATAATGTGGCCGACCCAACTACTTGGCCATTGGGATTGGTACAGGATGCAACGGATGGTGATTATGGCTCGGCAACGGATTTTAACGATGACGGCTGGGTTGATATCGTGGTGCGCAAGCGAAACCAAGTAGACCTTTTCACCAATCTCGGGGGTACTTTTCAAAATGGGGTCAATATCGATGATGCTAATAACAGTAACAAAGGTTCTGTGGCCTTTTATGATTTTGATAACGATGGTGATTTTGACCTTTTCTGGACAGAGAACGGAATCAACCAAATACACAGAAATAATGGGGATGGAACTTGGACCGGCCTAGGGGCAGCTACAGGAATTCCCATAAACTTTTCGGGTCAGATAGAGGGTCTTGCCTGTGGTGACGTAGACAACGATGGAGACATCGACATTTTTCTCACCGGAAGCAGTACCAGCAAATTGTATTTAAACCAAATAAACAACGGTGGAGGGGCTATGTCCTTTATTGATTCAGGGCTTACCTTCAATGCCAATCCAGGTGAAGGATGTACGTTTATTGACGTAGACAATGATGGCGATTTAGATCTTTATGTGAATAGATCGGGACCCAATAGACTTTACATCAATCAGTTGGGAGCCCTTTCTAGGCCCAATCACCTGTACATCAATATTATTGAGGATAGGGATGCTTTCGGACTCATCAATACCGAAGAGCGCTTTGGTGTGGGCGCTACATCAAAAATATTGGATTGTGACGGTAACGTAATTTCAGGAACACGAGAAGTAAATGGTGGCTATGGCCATGGCACACAAGAAACTGGGGTCATCCATTTTGGGTTGCCCAGCGGGCCTTTGGTACCTATTGTGGTTGAGGTGGCATATCCGAGAACCACAGGGGGCAGGGTAGTGGTCAGAAGACAACTGCGGCCTATAGATTTCAATAATGGAAGCATCAATATCGTGGATGTTTTTCCAGATTCGGCCAACCAACCACCCACAGCCACTGATGACAGTGCGACCACTTTGGAAGATACACCGGTTACGCTAGACCCCTTGGTTGACAATGGTAATGGGGCCGATACCGATCCTGAAGGGCAACCGTTGGAATTACTTTCAGTGACCCAACCGGCCAATGGCACCTCAGTGTTGAATGGTGACGGCACGGTCACTTATACCCCAGACCCAGGTTTTTTTGGAAGCGATTCCTTTACTTATACAATAAGGGATAATGCGATCTGCACCTTTACTTCAGAACAGGATACAGCAACGATATTCATCACTGTCTATCGCGACAATGATAATGATGGTATTGATGATAGAAGCGATCTAGATGATGACAACGATGGTATTCCCGATGCGTTGGAGAACGATTGTGGCCCCGATATTTCTGGTTTTGATGCCCATTGGCCACTGGAAAATTCGACAAATGATAATTCCGGAAACGGGTACAATTTACAGGCAGGTTCGGTTGGCTACTCCAACGAGAGCGTCCATGGCTTGTCATCGGCCTCTTTTAACGGTGTTTCAAATTATTTACAGTACAGCGACGGCACTTTTTTGAACCAGAAGATTACCAACTTTTCATATGCTTTTTGGATAAAGCCCAATAATTTGATTGGCATCCAAACATTGCTTGATGAAGGTGGTGGCACCAACGGTGTGGCCATTCGATTGAATGGAAATATTTTGGAAAATGCCATACGAGAAGGCGGTGCAGGGAGTCAGATGAGCACATCAAGCTTTACATTTCCAAATGATGGACAATGGCACCACATAGCCTTTACATATGATAACGGAACGGTGATTATGTATTTAGACGGCGTAGCGAGCACTGCTATAAACACCGGTTTCGGAACATTGGCGGCCCATGGTAGTGCCCATAGTTTTGGTAGAAGTAGCGGTGATGCCTTTGGGCAGGGTACGGGAAATTATTTCGGTGGACTGATGGTTGAAATTTTGCACTACCCAATTGTGCTTTCACAATCAGATATAAATAACCTGATTTACGGCACCTGCGATGAAGACGGTGACGGGGTTGCGAATACAATTGATTTAGACAGTGATAATGATGGTGTTTATGATGCCGTTGAGGCTGGCCACACGCAGGGTCATACCGCCGGGGTCATTAGTGGCCCCTATGGCAACAATGGCTGGGCCAACGCCGTTGAAACCCTTCCAGAAAGCGGTATTGCTAATTATACCCTTTTGAATACGGATACAACGGGCAACCCTGATTTTCTTGATACTGACAGTGATGGTGATGGCTGTAGCGATGCCAATGAGGCCTATGCCGACGCCAATGCCGATGGAGGCGACAATGATTATTACGGTACCGGAAATCCGCCTGTAATCAATGCAAACGGCTCGGTTGCAGGGGCATTGTACCCAATACCCGCCGATGCGGACTCCAGTGGTACATTTGACTTTCATGAAGCAGGGGCTGCGCCGGTTATTTCGGTTCAACCATTTGATAGTCAAGCATGTCTGGGTTGTAGCGTTATATTTTTTGTAACTGTTTCAAACGCAGATGCTTATCAATGGCAGGTGTTCAATGGTTCAAGCTGGGTTGATCTCACCGATATGGGCATTTACTCCGGCACCACTACCAATACCCTTAGTTTGACCAATATTACCACTACAGAAAACGGAAACCGGTATAGGGTCATATTGGATAGCCAGAGCTTTATCTGTGCCAATACCATATCAAATATAGCCGTGTTGACAGTACAGGTGAACACGGTGATCACCAATAGAAGAATTACCTATCGTGTGAACAAAAATTAG
- a CDS encoding Calx-beta domain-containing protein: protein MLKIFVLFFLLTISIANAQDTYYDTFSSVSYSNNDGTQNWSTNWIESGDDNSPSGGYIRITGNQLRFAYIWTETIRRSADLSAYSSATLSFDWQTSSLESGETLDVQVSSDGSSYTTLATFSGNQSGTFSQNISAHISSNTTIRFIKGGNNWSGNNDRVYIDNVLITATATASVSIADVSVNEGDGTATFMVQHVGPNATGAFTVNFTTNDGTAVAGSDYTASSGTLSFNGTSGDTESITVPINDDGDFEGLETFTVSFTGTSDGTINISDTATGSITDNDLLGNTPLALFEAFDGYVDYTSTGGTLRTQPNTGDACAITTSSSNTLTSSIPATATIQKALLYWAHSAATPDSQVTFEGNTVTADLMYTTTLTNRVFFGGVSDVTSIVQGISNPSTNTYDFTDLTVDNTGNYCSTATVLGGWSLFIFYEDASLPASTVNLYQGFNGESNSSSSFSLSGFFAIGASGSKTTVLSWEGDQTLSNNELLTVTTGLGTFTLAGDGDNNGVAVNNPFNSTIFDNTIIPNVNNASAYGLDLDTYDVSPYIQPGESTVTTNVQSGQDFVIMNALVLKVPSNLITGTVFEDVNYGGGAGRNRASSSGVGVQGATVELYDALNNFVDNTTTDANGLYRFGGMANGSYSVRVVNGTVRSTRGGGAACNTCWPVQTFRTSFPGGSVIEVTNEVGGADPSAEDSAAGTLTGAQSVAPVLITSEGVVGMDFGYNFNTIVNTNEDGQGSLEQFIVNANNLDEIGLDIVANSIFDPAAGQDTSIFMIPSSSDPLGRTPDSNFASGYFDIFISDGNPLSDITADNTFIDGRTQTAYSGDTNSGTIGAGGNPVGVSGSLLPIFELPEIQVHRDGGDVLKVQADVVLRNLSIYADNTAGIQVGSGSAVIERNLIGVNAQGTNSGNINYGIENIGGSILIDGNYIATNTDAGIFVNGGTTNIIQNNHITNNGNSACTDNILVQGGSGLVITQNFIENAASAGIDASASSGNITISENSITASGQDGGNCSGNIEGMAIKIGGNNSVVTNNMIYANGGAGIVVVGGTANRISQNSIYANGTISDALGIDLDASSGAGDGVTLNDNGDGDTGPNDLQNFPIISAAYISGSNLVVKGWSRPGATIEFFFTDINEGTATTGDNQLGMAVDYGEGQTFIGAAVEGSGADADNTSSSYSDVDGNTDNTNRFHFNLPVPSGATLGEMITATATLGNSTSEFAPMSILRAATVITNRRITYRVSKN from the coding sequence ATGCTTAAGATATTTGTCCTGTTCTTTTTATTGACAATTTCGATAGCGAATGCCCAAGATACTTATTATGATACCTTTAGTTCGGTTTCTTATTCGAACAACGATGGTACACAGAATTGGTCGACGAACTGGATAGAATCTGGGGATGACAATTCTCCTTCAGGGGGGTACATTAGAATAACGGGCAACCAACTGAGATTCGCATATATCTGGACGGAGACTATCAGGCGGTCAGCAGACTTAAGCGCTTATTCTTCGGCAACCTTATCTTTTGATTGGCAAACTTCAAGCCTTGAATCCGGTGAAACACTTGATGTTCAGGTTTCCAGTGATGGTTCTTCATATACCACGTTGGCCACTTTTTCCGGAAATCAAAGTGGAACTTTTAGTCAAAATATTTCTGCACATATATCAAGCAATACCACGATTAGGTTTATTAAGGGAGGCAACAATTGGTCAGGAAATAACGACCGTGTATATATTGATAATGTTTTAATAACTGCAACAGCCACAGCATCGGTAAGTATAGCCGATGTTTCGGTCAATGAAGGTGATGGTACCGCTACTTTTATGGTACAGCATGTCGGACCTAATGCCACAGGGGCATTTACTGTAAATTTCACCACCAATGATGGCACTGCGGTGGCCGGCAGTGATTATACCGCCAGCTCAGGTACATTGAGTTTTAACGGAACTAGCGGAGATACTGAAAGCATTACGGTACCTATTAACGACGATGGTGATTTTGAAGGACTGGAAACGTTTACCGTTTCGTTTACTGGTACCTCAGATGGTACGATCAATATTTCTGATACTGCCACAGGAAGTATAACAGATAACGATTTATTGGGCAACACGCCGTTGGCATTGTTCGAAGCCTTTGATGGATATGTTGACTATACCTCAACTGGTGGCACACTTCGAACCCAACCTAATACTGGAGATGCATGCGCAATAACCACTTCTTCAAGCAATACATTGACGTCAAGTATTCCTGCCACTGCAACGATTCAAAAGGCACTACTATATTGGGCCCACAGTGCTGCCACCCCTGATTCCCAAGTGACCTTTGAAGGTAATACAGTGACAGCCGATCTAATGTACACTACAACCCTTACCAATAGAGTATTTTTTGGCGGTGTAAGTGATGTTACCTCGATTGTCCAGGGCATTTCAAACCCATCAACAAACACCTATGACTTTACCGACCTAACAGTGGACAATACCGGGAATTATTGCTCAACTGCAACGGTATTAGGTGGCTGGAGCCTTTTTATCTTTTACGAAGATGCCAGTTTGCCAGCCTCAACTGTTAACTTATACCAAGGGTTTAACGGAGAAAGCAATTCATCATCCTCGTTTAGTTTAAGCGGCTTTTTTGCTATAGGTGCCTCGGGTTCAAAAACCACAGTGCTTTCTTGGGAAGGCGACCAGACCCTCAGCAATAATGAACTACTTACGGTAACCACCGGTTTGGGAACCTTTACACTTGCGGGAGATGGAGACAACAATGGCGTAGCGGTGAACAACCCGTTCAACTCCACCATTTTTGACAACACAATAATACCAAATGTGAACAATGCATCGGCATATGGCCTTGATCTAGACACCTACGATGTTTCGCCCTATATACAACCAGGGGAGTCAACCGTCACTACAAATGTTCAGTCAGGCCAAGATTTTGTAATTATGAACGCCTTAGTGCTCAAAGTACCTTCGAACCTGATTACCGGTACGGTTTTCGAGGATGTAAATTATGGAGGTGGTGCCGGGAGAAACCGAGCATCATCTTCCGGGGTGGGGGTACAAGGCGCGACCGTTGAGCTATATGATGCGCTGAACAATTTTGTTGACAATACCACTACAGATGCGAACGGCCTGTATCGCTTTGGTGGCATGGCAAATGGTTCATATAGCGTACGGGTTGTCAATGGTACGGTACGTTCTACCCGAGGAGGCGGGGCCGCATGTAACACTTGTTGGCCTGTTCAGACCTTTAGAACAAGTTTTCCTGGCGGTTCGGTCATTGAAGTGACCAATGAGGTAGGAGGGGCCGACCCTTCTGCTGAAGACAGTGCCGCCGGTACATTGACAGGCGCTCAGTCGGTGGCCCCTGTGTTGATAACAAGTGAAGGGGTGGTCGGAATGGATTTTGGCTATAATTTCAATACTATTGTCAATACGAACGAGGACGGGCAGGGTTCATTGGAACAATTTATCGTAAACGCCAATAATTTGGACGAGATAGGATTGGACATTGTTGCTAATTCTATTTTCGATCCGGCCGCTGGCCAAGACACCTCAATCTTTATGATACCCAGTAGTTCGGACCCCTTGGGCCGTACACCAGATTCCAATTTTGCGTCAGGATACTTCGATATTTTTATCTCAGACGGAAATCCCTTATCTGATATTACGGCGGATAATACGTTTATAGATGGCCGAACCCAAACGGCTTATTCGGGAGACACAAATTCAGGTACAATCGGCGCAGGAGGCAACCCTGTTGGGGTTTCCGGCAGTTTACTTCCAATTTTCGAGTTACCGGAAATACAAGTGCACAGAGATGGCGGTGACGTACTGAAGGTACAAGCAGATGTGGTGCTGCGTAACCTATCAATATATGCCGATAATACAGCGGGAATTCAGGTTGGTAGCGGGTCGGCGGTTATTGAACGAAATTTGATCGGGGTCAATGCACAGGGCACAAATTCAGGAAATATAAACTATGGAATTGAAAATATAGGAGGCAGCATTTTGATTGATGGCAATTACATTGCTACCAATACCGATGCAGGAATTTTTGTGAACGGTGGCACGACAAACATTATTCAAAACAACCACATTACCAACAACGGCAATTCGGCTTGTACGGATAATATTCTCGTTCAGGGAGGTAGTGGTCTGGTCATTACACAAAATTTTATTGAAAATGCAGCTTCTGCTGGCATTGATGCCTCTGCAAGTAGCGGTAACATCACAATCAGTGAAAACTCCATAACGGCTTCAGGGCAAGATGGGGGCAACTGTAGTGGTAACATTGAAGGAATGGCAATAAAAATTGGAGGCAACAATTCCGTTGTCACGAACAATATGATTTATGCAAATGGTGGTGCTGGAATTGTTGTAGTGGGCGGAACCGCAAATCGAATAAGCCAGAATTCCATTTATGCCAATGGCACTATTTCTGATGCCCTCGGCATTGATTTGGATGCTTCCTCAGGGGCAGGCGACGGTGTCACCCTAAACGATAATGGCGATGGTGACACTGGGCCCAATGATCTTCAGAACTTCCCAATAATCTCAGCTGCCTATATCTCTGGAAGCAATCTTGTGGTAAAAGGATGGTCAAGACCGGGCGCCACCATAGAGTTTTTCTTTACGGATATTAATGAGGGTACGGCAACAACGGGTGACAACCAATTGGGTATGGCGGTTGATTATGGGGAGGGCCAGACTTTTATAGGTGCTGCCGTTGAAGGCAGTGGTGCTGATGCAGATAATACATCTTCGTCCTATTCCGATGTTGATGGCAATACCGACAATACCAACAGATTCCATTTTAACCTTCCAGTGCCAAGCGGAGCCACTTTAGGAGAAATGATTACGGCAACCGCGACTTTGGGGAACAGTACTTCAGAATTTGCCCCCATGTCAATCTTGCGAGCGGCAACTGTTATTACCAATCGCAGAATCACCTATCGGGTGAGCAAAAACTAA
- a CDS encoding type IX secretion system membrane protein PorP/SprF yields MIRKTISILLLLFCMASPSVFAQQDAQYTQYMYNTLSVNPAYAGSRGQLTFAGLYRSQWVGLDGAPETFTINLHSPIRNSRLGYGISIVNDNIGDGVVQETYVDAVLSYTIDVSLDAKLSFGFKAGGNLLSLDYNGLRNFDQEVVDQENIDNQFSPNFGLGIYYHTDKFYAGVSAPNILETEYFDNSGGDSNSINFLAAERINFYVITGYVFDLNGNLKFKPALLTKAVGGAPLQVDVSASFLFNDRFSFGAAYRWDAAVSGLIGFQLTEQLMLGLAYDRETTELGGTQFNDGSFEVFLRFELLKSFQRTVSPRFF; encoded by the coding sequence ATGATAAGAAAAACCATATCGATTCTTTTACTGCTTTTCTGTATGGCATCTCCGAGTGTTTTTGCCCAGCAAGATGCGCAGTATACCCAGTACATGTACAATACCTTGAGTGTCAACCCGGCATATGCAGGCTCTAGGGGTCAGTTGACTTTTGCAGGTCTTTATCGTTCACAATGGGTGGGGTTGGATGGCGCCCCTGAAACATTTACAATCAATTTACACTCGCCAATAAGAAATAGCAGATTGGGATATGGTATTTCGATAGTGAACGATAATATTGGCGATGGAGTGGTACAAGAAACCTATGTAGATGCTGTGTTGTCATATACCATTGATGTTTCCTTGGATGCCAAACTATCGTTTGGATTTAAGGCAGGGGGCAATTTGTTGAGTTTGGATTATAATGGATTACGGAACTTTGACCAAGAAGTTGTAGATCAAGAAAACATCGACAACCAATTTTCACCCAATTTCGGATTGGGAATCTATTATCATACTGACAAATTCTACGCAGGTGTATCGGCCCCGAATATTTTGGAAACGGAATATTTCGATAATAGCGGGGGCGATAGCAACTCAATCAATTTTTTGGCCGCGGAACGAATCAATTTTTATGTGATCACTGGCTATGTTTTTGATTTAAATGGAAATCTGAAGTTCAAACCAGCTTTGTTGACAAAAGCGGTTGGGGGTGCGCCCCTTCAAGTGGATGTTTCGGCCAGTTTTTTGTTCAATGATCGGTTTAGTTTTGGAGCGGCCTATCGTTGGGATGCGGCCGTTAGTGGCCTTATTGGCTTTCAGCTTACCGAACAGTTAATGTTGGGATTGGCCTACGATAGGGAAACCACTGAGTTGGGGGGCACCCAGTTCAATGATGGTTCCTTTGAAGTTTTTTTACGGTTCGAATTGTTGAAATCGTTCCAACGAACAGTGTCACCACGCTTCTTTTAA